A stretch of Triticum aestivum cultivar Chinese Spring chromosome 1D, IWGSC CS RefSeq v2.1, whole genome shotgun sequence DNA encodes these proteins:
- the LOC123182324 gene encoding uncharacterized protein isoform X1, whose protein sequence is MDNPGILDLSGEQFFGGERREVSTASCRQLLLDTDACGTGGAPFAGGSTEASGRCCKRLHGGWRPLRWRQCGDPPPSPAPFLARGDGRGPWPDLLLHNPHPRSPILAAGLSSPRRRRPLPPLHAPLLFVAHGGIRRGSDGSKACDPSVTTAPEPGQSRGRLCELSSELTIALLHLRCKIAAATQVPWPLSHSFHPSRPQGAVVVGILFDAGCIYSHDNGQQLGVHHRSSSVSPPLRHDTMLLPTHGYECSSRRRDCWTDEIDEKSLPPCKLSSFKTKLRPVRWH, encoded by the exons atggATAACCCCGGCATTTTGGATCTAAGCGGCGAGCAGTTTTTCGGAGGCGAGCGGCGGGAGGTTTCGACGGCGAGCTGTCGGCAGCTGCTGCTGGACACGGATGCGTGTGGCACTGGTGGTGCCCCGTTTGCCGGAGGCAGCACCGAGGCGAGCGGCCGGTGCTGCAAGAGGCTTCACGGCGGGTGGCGGCCTCTTCGGTGGCGACAGTGTGGCGACCCGCCTCCATCCCCCGCTCCCTTCCTTGCCCGTGGTGATGGACGAGGACCATGGCCCGACCTCCTTCTCCATAACCCGCACCCGCGCTCCCCTATTTTGGCCGCTGGACTCTCGtcgccacggcggcggcggcccctGCCTCCACTCCACGCTCCTCTTCTCTTCGTCGCGCACGGCGGCATAAGGAGGGGTTCTGATGGGAGCAAGGCTTGCGACCCCTCCGTCACAACTGCTCCGGAGCCCGGACAAAGCCGAGGCCGTCTCTGTGAACTCTCCAGCGAGCTGACCATTGCCCTCCTCCATCTAAGATGCAAGATAGCAGCAGCAACACAGGTTCCATGGCCTCTGTCGCATAGCTTCCACCCAAGCCGTCCccag GGTGCGGTGGTGGTTGGCATTCTGTTTGATGCGGGCTGCATCTACTCCCACGACAACGGTCAGCAACTAGGTGTTCACCATCGGAGTTCTTCAGTATCGCCCCCTCTCCGTCAT GATACGATGTTGCTTCCAACTCATGGATATGAATGTTCCAGTCGCCGGAGAGATTGTTGGACAGATGAAATTGATGAGAAATCTTTGCCCCCCTGCAAATTAAGCAGCTTCAAGACCAAGCTCAGACCTGTACGATGGCACTGA
- the LOC123182324 gene encoding uncharacterized protein isoform X2, whose product MDNPGILDLSGEQFFGGERREVSTASCRQLLLDTDACGTGGAPFAGGSTEASGRCCKRLHGGWRPLRWRQCGDPPPSPAPFLARGDGRGPWPDLLLHNPHPRSPILAAGLSSPRRRRPLPPLHAPLLFVAHGGIRRGSDGSKACDPSVTTAPEPGQSRGRLCELSSELTIALLHLRCKIAAATQVPWPLSHSFHPSRPQGAVVVGILFDAGCIYSHDNGQQLGVHHRSSSVSPPLRH is encoded by the exons atggATAACCCCGGCATTTTGGATCTAAGCGGCGAGCAGTTTTTCGGAGGCGAGCGGCGGGAGGTTTCGACGGCGAGCTGTCGGCAGCTGCTGCTGGACACGGATGCGTGTGGCACTGGTGGTGCCCCGTTTGCCGGAGGCAGCACCGAGGCGAGCGGCCGGTGCTGCAAGAGGCTTCACGGCGGGTGGCGGCCTCTTCGGTGGCGACAGTGTGGCGACCCGCCTCCATCCCCCGCTCCCTTCCTTGCCCGTGGTGATGGACGAGGACCATGGCCCGACCTCCTTCTCCATAACCCGCACCCGCGCTCCCCTATTTTGGCCGCTGGACTCTCGtcgccacggcggcggcggcccctGCCTCCACTCCACGCTCCTCTTCTCTTCGTCGCGCACGGCGGCATAAGGAGGGGTTCTGATGGGAGCAAGGCTTGCGACCCCTCCGTCACAACTGCTCCGGAGCCCGGACAAAGCCGAGGCCGTCTCTGTGAACTCTCCAGCGAGCTGACCATTGCCCTCCTCCATCTAAGATGCAAGATAGCAGCAGCAACACAGGTTCCATGGCCTCTGTCGCATAGCTTCCACCCAAGCCGTCCccag GGTGCGGTGGTGGTTGGCATTCTGTTTGATGCGGGCTGCATCTACTCCCACGACAACGGTCAGCAACTAGGTGTTCACCATCGGAGTTCTTCAGTATCGCCCCCTCTCCGTCAT TAG